The Apium graveolens cultivar Ventura chromosome 6, ASM990537v1, whole genome shotgun sequence genome contains a region encoding:
- the LOC141664071 gene encoding protein INCREASED PETAL GROWTH ANISOTROPY 1-like isoform X1, which produces MVTGKVTGFQRTSANPKPVAPIKQPSFTTSTKPPQKGPPSRSFSVYFPRASAQVQPRPPDVPELLHLLDEMQQRECVFKTQILQLKKFKESSSVVSDLENRIVEKDHEIKRSETMVACLGNENERLRQEVEMLHCKLVEQSRDYGERIKALEAKVSELSPMTKVDIRKKNGQVSKLQRFQGLTDVSCKSSVRKNGNILEKFDYLEQPVGKEKVESEIILPDRLGVSVEFVVSAESRMPRIPRPPPRPNVTCADSSDSVLSLVVAQPLLNVAPQPPPPPPKGFMVAVGKVRRVPEVVEFYHSLMRRDSRRDTGGGGATDGMPGTTKSRNMIGEIENRSSYLLAIKSDVETQGEFIRFLIKEVEDAKFSDIQDAVAFVKWLDDELSYLVDERAVLKHFQWPEKKADILREAVFGYCDVKKLVSEASSFSDDPQLPFIPALKKMQALFEKLENGAYNLSRTKELSGQRYQGFQIPIDWILETGFTSQIKLASVKLAMNYMERILAELEMVGGGSEEEEMIVEGVRFAFRAHQFAGGFDAETMRAFQHLRHKARLCGIQCQSQQQNYAWRSTAC; this is translated from the exons ATGGTTACTGGAAAGGTGACGGGTTTTCAAAGAACTTCAGCAAATCCAAAACCAGTCGCACCTATAAAACAACCATCTTTTACAACCTCAACGAAGCCACCTCAAAAGGGACCACCCTCACGCTCATTCAGTGTTTATTTCCCACGTGCCTCTGCGCAAGTCCAGCCACGTCCACCTGATGTACCTGAGCTTCTCCACCTACTGGATGAAATGCAGCAGAGAGAGTGTGTATTTaagacacagattcttcaactaaagAAATTTAAAGAATCTAGTTCTGTTGTTTCGGATCTAGAAAACAGGATTGTCGAAAAAGATCATGAGATTAAGCGATCGGAAACAATGGTGGCTTGTTTGGGGAATGAGAATGAGAGGTTGAGGCAAGAAGTTGAAATGCTGCATTGTAAGTTAGTTGAACAGAGTAGAGATTATGGGGAGAGAATTAAGGCATTGGAAGCTAAGGTTTCGGAGTTGAGTCCAATGACAAAGGTGGATATTAGGAAAAAGAATGGACAAGTATCGAAATTGCAGAGGTTTCAGGGCTTAACTGATGTTTCTTGTAAATCTAGTGTTAGGAAAAATGGGAACATTCTTGAAAAGTTTGATTATTTAGAGCAACCAGTAggtaaagaaaaagttgaatCTGAAATTATATTGCCAGATCGTTTAGGAGTTAGTGTAGAGTTTGTTGTATCAGCTGAATCTCGGATGCCTAGAATTCCAAGACCCCCGCCAAGACCAAATGTCACATGTGCTGATTCGTCAGACTCTGTCTTGTCATTAGTTGTAGCTCAACCGTTGTTGAATGTGGCTCCTCAGCCTCCCCCACCGCCACCTAAGGGGTTTATGGTTGCGGTGGGGAAGGTGAGGAGAGTGCCGGAGGTTGTGGAGTTTTACCACTCTCTGATGCGGAGAGATTCGAGGAGAGATACTGGTGGTGGAGGAGCGACTGATGGGATGCCAGGGACTACAAAATCACGAAACATGATCGGGGAGATTGAGAACCGATCATCCTATTTGCTTGCA ATTAAATCAGATGTAGAAACGCAAGGTGAGTTCATTAGGTTCTTGATCAAAGAAGTCGAGGATGCTAAATTTTCAGATATTCAAGATGCTGTTGCTTTTGTTAAATGGCTTGATGACGAGCTGTCTTACCTG GTCGACGAGAGAGCAGTGCTTAAACACTTCCAGTGGCCAGAGAAAAAAGCCGATATATTAAGAGAAGCAGTATTTGGTTATTGTGATGTCAAGAAGCTGGTATCAGAGGCATCTTCGTTCAGTGACGATCCCCAGTTGCCTTTTATTCCCGCTCTCAAGAAAATGCAAGCCTTGTTTGAAAA ACTAGAGAACGGAGCTTACAATCTCTCACGAACTAAGGAATTGTCTGGCCAACGATATCAAGGGTTCCAAATTCCAATAGATTGGATACTAGAGACTGGATTTACAAGTCAG ATTAAGCTAGCATCTGTAAAATTAGCAATGAACTACATGGAAAGAATTTTGGCAGAACTTGAAATGGTAGGTGGGGGctctgaagaagaagaaatgatagTTGAAGGAGTAAGGTTTGCTTTCCGGGCACATCAG TTTGCAGGGGGTTTTGATGCAGAAACGATGAGGGCATTCCAACATCTGCGACATAAAGCAAGACTGTGCGGTATACAATGCCAGAGTCAACAACAAAATTATGCTTGGAGGTCTACAGCTTGCTGA
- the LOC141664071 gene encoding protein INCREASED PETAL GROWTH ANISOTROPY 1-like isoform X2 — protein sequence MVTGKVTGFQRTSANPKPVAPIKQPSFTTSTKPPQKGPPSRSFSVYFPRASAQVQPRPPDVPELLHLLDEMQQRECVFKTQILQLKKFKESSSVVSDLENRIVEKDHEIKRSETMVACLGNENERLRQEVEMLHCKLVEQSRDYGERIKALEAKVSELSPMTKVDIRKKNGQVSKLQRFQGLTDVSCKSSVRKNGNILEKFDYLEQPVGKEKVESEIILPDRLGVSVEFVVSAESRMPRIPRPPPRPNVTCADSSDSVLSLVVAQPLLNVAPQPPPPPPKGFMVAVGKVRRVPEVVEFYHSLMRRDSRRDTGGGGATDGMPGTTKSRNMIGEIENRSSYLLAIKSDVETQGEFIRFLIKEVEDAKFSDIQDAVAFVKWLDDELSYLVDERAVLKHFQWPEKKADILREAVFGYCDVKKLVSEASSFSDDPQLPFIPALKKMQALFEKLENGAYNLSRTKELSGQRYQGFQIPIDWILETGFTSQTIAHKVTDHIL from the exons ATGGTTACTGGAAAGGTGACGGGTTTTCAAAGAACTTCAGCAAATCCAAAACCAGTCGCACCTATAAAACAACCATCTTTTACAACCTCAACGAAGCCACCTCAAAAGGGACCACCCTCACGCTCATTCAGTGTTTATTTCCCACGTGCCTCTGCGCAAGTCCAGCCACGTCCACCTGATGTACCTGAGCTTCTCCACCTACTGGATGAAATGCAGCAGAGAGAGTGTGTATTTaagacacagattcttcaactaaagAAATTTAAAGAATCTAGTTCTGTTGTTTCGGATCTAGAAAACAGGATTGTCGAAAAAGATCATGAGATTAAGCGATCGGAAACAATGGTGGCTTGTTTGGGGAATGAGAATGAGAGGTTGAGGCAAGAAGTTGAAATGCTGCATTGTAAGTTAGTTGAACAGAGTAGAGATTATGGGGAGAGAATTAAGGCATTGGAAGCTAAGGTTTCGGAGTTGAGTCCAATGACAAAGGTGGATATTAGGAAAAAGAATGGACAAGTATCGAAATTGCAGAGGTTTCAGGGCTTAACTGATGTTTCTTGTAAATCTAGTGTTAGGAAAAATGGGAACATTCTTGAAAAGTTTGATTATTTAGAGCAACCAGTAggtaaagaaaaagttgaatCTGAAATTATATTGCCAGATCGTTTAGGAGTTAGTGTAGAGTTTGTTGTATCAGCTGAATCTCGGATGCCTAGAATTCCAAGACCCCCGCCAAGACCAAATGTCACATGTGCTGATTCGTCAGACTCTGTCTTGTCATTAGTTGTAGCTCAACCGTTGTTGAATGTGGCTCCTCAGCCTCCCCCACCGCCACCTAAGGGGTTTATGGTTGCGGTGGGGAAGGTGAGGAGAGTGCCGGAGGTTGTGGAGTTTTACCACTCTCTGATGCGGAGAGATTCGAGGAGAGATACTGGTGGTGGAGGAGCGACTGATGGGATGCCAGGGACTACAAAATCACGAAACATGATCGGGGAGATTGAGAACCGATCATCCTATTTGCTTGCA ATTAAATCAGATGTAGAAACGCAAGGTGAGTTCATTAGGTTCTTGATCAAAGAAGTCGAGGATGCTAAATTTTCAGATATTCAAGATGCTGTTGCTTTTGTTAAATGGCTTGATGACGAGCTGTCTTACCTG GTCGACGAGAGAGCAGTGCTTAAACACTTCCAGTGGCCAGAGAAAAAAGCCGATATATTAAGAGAAGCAGTATTTGGTTATTGTGATGTCAAGAAGCTGGTATCAGAGGCATCTTCGTTCAGTGACGATCCCCAGTTGCCTTTTATTCCCGCTCTCAAGAAAATGCAAGCCTTGTTTGAAAA ACTAGAGAACGGAGCTTACAATCTCTCACGAACTAAGGAATTGTCTGGCCAACGATATCAAGGGTTCCAAATTCCAATAGATTGGATACTAGAGACTGGATTTACAAGTCAG ACCATTGCGCATAAGGTGACTGATCATATACTATAG